From Coturnix japonica isolate 7356 chromosome 3, Coturnix japonica 2.1, whole genome shotgun sequence, the proteins below share one genomic window:
- the RRBP1 gene encoding ribosome-binding protein 1 isoform X1: MDVYDPQTLGVVVFGGFMVISAIGIFLVSTFSMKETSYEEALAKQRKELEKTNQHKIEKKKKEKPVEKKGKAKKKEEKPNGKIPEQQVTQEVADSSKDVVLEPAVVPEPVTVESPIAAVSVSPQEKEKPAPSPKEKRKKEKKVAKVEPAPSPALVTPPASVPKGSPVLEVTPKEVPVVAVPPVGTQQSAPVVSSIPTKKPEAVPTHEEQKHDGPVKKKAEPAPADTDGPLYLPYKTLVSTISSMAFSEGEAQQLIEILTERAGIVQDTWHTATQKGDPVAVLKRQLEEKEKQLTAGQEDAAAARNKLRELNKELAAERAKAAASESKLREQLVTREREITAVQARMQASYQDHVKETQQLQGKIRALQEQLENGPNTQLARLQQENSILRDALNQATSQTESKQNAELAKLRQECNKLMKELSEKSEVLQQEEQQKKSWEIKAAASEKQIEQLQASKREVEATLQRRLDEVSDELRKTQTSYRSLVADAEKAKVQQQSIAELQAKLLSSETEVKSKLLELDSLKGKLQDASSENTRLLERIKSIEALLEAGQMREAEKDRNLKAANEAEMKQLQIRLQEKTDQLLSLEREAAELREAMEQQKTKNNDLREKNWKAVEALTTAEKACEEKLLAATRAKEELAHQLDVLQTRTKETLLSALPEVTVSQQDYEAWLQEFKEKAVSALKQHAVTTEPVDSALKLKEAEEAQSTLQAECEQYRAILAETEGMLRDLQKSVEEEEQVWKAKLSVSEEELQKSQLQLKSLEDMIEKLKAELQSTDQRKEYVSLLEAQLENHLQTASSERQNYTKEVESLRQLLSESQEQLEAAKTEAQKQSKELALVRQQLSEMKSHVQDGEVAGSQAELGDPTPFELKTQLEQNEALMEKEQELRQKLTRELEEAQSSACSLQAELEKLRLAENAAASDTEEAQHLKERLEKEKKLTRDLGQAATKLQELLKVTQEQLAKERETVKKLKEQLHEKGEEDSSKEGTSV; the protein is encoded by the exons ATGGATGTGTACGACCCTCAGACGCTGGGTGTTGTGGTCTTTGGAGGCTTTATGGTGATATCAGCCATTGGGATCTTCCTGGTGTCCACCTTCTCGATGAAGGAGACTTCTTATGAAGAAGCCTTGGCAAAGCAACGTAAGGAACTTGAGAAGACCAACCAGcacaaaatagagaaaaagaagaaagagaaacctgttgagaaaaaaggaaaagcaaagaaaaaggaagaaaaacctaATGGAAAGATACCGGAGCAGCAAGTTACTCAGGAGGTGGCTGACTCTTCCAAGGATGTGGTTCTTGAGCCTGCTGTGGTGCCAGAACCCGTAACTGTTGAGTCTCCGATCGCAGCGGTGTCAGTTTCCCCCCAGGAAAAGGAGAAACCTGCTCCGTCTCctaaggaaaagaggaagaaagagaagaaggtgGCAAAGGTAGAACCTGCTCCTAGCCCAGCACTGGTGACTCCTCCTGCCAGTGTTCCCAAAGGCTCTCCTGTCTTGGAGGTGACCCCTAAGGAGGTTCCTGTTGTGGCTGTGCCACCAGTTGGCACGCAGCAAAGTGCTCCGGTTGtcagctccatccccaccaAAAAACCTGAGGCTGTTCCAACCCACGAGGAGCAGAAGCATGATGGGCCTGTCAAGAAGAAGGCTGAACCAG CACCTGCTGACACGGATGGGCCCCTCTACCTGCCCTACAAGACACTGGTGTCCACCATCAGTAGCATGGCGTTCAGCGAGGGGGAGGCCCAGCAGCTCATCGAGATCCTGACAGAGAGAGCGGGCATCGTGCAGGACACCTGGCACACG GCTACACAGAAGGGTGACCCAGTTGCTGTCCTGAAGCGCcagctggaagagaaggagaagcagctcaCTGCGGGGCAGGAggatgcagctgctgccagaaaCAAGCTGAGGGAGTTGAACAAG GAACTGGCAGCTGAGAGGGCCAAGGCAGCAGCCAGCGAGAGCAAGCTGAGGGAACAGCTGGTCACCCGTGAGCGGGAGATCACTGCTGTCCAGGCACGGATGCAGGCGAGCTACCAGGACCATGTTAAAGAAAcgcagcagctccagggaaaG ATTCGGGCCCTGCAGGAACAGCTGGAGAATGGCCCCAACACACAGCTTGCTCGCCTGCAGCAGGAGAACTCCATCCTGAGGGACGCGCTCAACCAGGCCACCAGCCAGACGGAGAGCAA GCAAAATGCTGAGCTGGCCAAGTTACGGCAAGAATGCAACAAGCTGATGAAAGAGCTGTCTGAAAAATCAGAGGTGCTACAgcaagaggagcagcagaaaaagagctGGGAGATCAAAGCAGCAGCGTCAGAGAAGCAGATCGAGCAGCTACAG GCTTCCAAAAGAGAAGTGGAGGCAACACTGCAGAGGAGACTGGATGAAGTAAGCGATGAGCTCCGCAAAACCCAGACCAGCTACAGGAGCCTGGTCGCAGATGCGGAAAAGGCcaaagtgcagcagcagagcattgCTG AACTGCAGGCCAAGCTGTTGAGCTCTGAAACAGAGGTCAAAAGCAAATTGCTGGAGCTGGACAGCTTGAAGGGGAAACTACAGGATGCCAGCTCAGAGAATACAAGGCTTCTGGAAAGAATCAAATCCATCGAAGCTCTGCTGGAAGCAGGCCAGATGAGGGAggcagaaaaagacagaaacctGAAG GCAGCcaatgaagcagaaatgaagcagctgCAGATAAG GCTCCAGGAGAAAACGGACCAGCTATTGTCCTTGGaaagggaagcagcagagctgcgAGAGGCGATGGagcaacagaagacaaaaaacaac GACCTTCGCGAGAAGAACTGGAAAGCAGTGGAAGCGTTGACCACAGCGGAGAAGGCATGTGAAGAAAAGCTACTTGCTGCTACAAGAGCAAAG GAGGAGTTGGCCCACCAGCTTGATGTGCTCCAGACACGAACCAAAGAGACTCTGCTCTCTGCACTCCCAGAAGTCACTGTATCACAGCAG GATTATGAGGCCTGGCTACAAGAGTTcaaggagaaggctgtgagTGCGCTAAAGCAACACGCGGTTACGACAGAGCCTGTG GATTCAGCACTTAAACTGAAAGAGGCagaggaagcacagagcacttTACAAGCAGAATGCGAGCAGTACAGAGCTATCCTTGCAGAGACA GAAGGGATGCTGCGAGACCTGCAGAAGAGcgtggaggaggaggagcaggtgTGGAAAGCAAAGCTCAGTGTCTCTGAAGAGGAACTCCAAAAG TCACAACTCCAGTTGAAATCCCTTGAAGACATGATAGAGAAgttgaaagcagagctgcagagcactgacCAG AGAAAGGAGTACGTCTCTCTCCTGGAAGCGCAACTGGAAAATCACTTGCAGACAGCCAGCTCCGAACGCCAAAACTACACAAAAGAAGTTGAAAGT CTGAGACAGCTCTTATCAGAGTCCCaagagcagctggaagcagcGAAGACAGAAGCGCAGAAGCAGAGCAAAGAACTGGCCCTG GtcaggcagcagctgagtgAGATGAAGAGCCACGTGCAGGATGGAGAAGTAGCGGGGTCACAAGCTGAACTGGGCGATCCCACACCCTTCGAG CTGAAAACGCAGCTGGAGCAGAATGAGGCACTGATGGAGAAGGAGCAAGAGCTGAGGCAAAAGCTGACGCgggagctggaggag GCACAAAGCTCAGcgtgcagcctgcaggcagagTTGGAGAAGTTGAGACTGGCTGAAAACGCAGCAGCTTCGGACACAGAGGAGGCCCAGCATCTCAAG GAaagacttgaaaaagaaaaaaagctaacaaGGGACTTGGGCCAGGCAGCAACCAAACTACAGGAGCTACTGAAGGTGACCCAGGAACAACTGGCCAAAGAGAGAGAAACGGTGAAGAAGTTGAAAGAACAACTTCATGAGAAG GGTGAAGAGGACAGTTCGAAGGAAGGGACTTCAGTGTGA
- the RRBP1 gene encoding ribosome-binding protein 1 isoform X2 gives MDVYDPQTLGVVVFGGFMVISAIGIFLVSTFSMKETSYEEALAKQRKELEKTNQHKIEKKKKEKPVEKKGKAKKKEEKPNGKIPEQQVTQEVADSSKDVVLEPAVVPEPVTVESPIAAVSVSPQEKEKPAPSPKEKRKKEKKVAKVEPAPSPALVTPPASVPKGSPVLEVTPKEVPVVAVPPVGTQQSAPVVSSIPTKKPEAVPTHEEQKHDGPVKKKAEPAPADTDGPLYLPYKTLVSTISSMAFSEGEAQQLIEILTERAGIVQDTWHTATQKGDPVAVLKRQLEEKEKQLTAGQEDAAAARNKLRELNKELAAERAKAAASESKLREQLVTREREITAVQARMQASYQDHVKETQQLQGKIRALQEQLENGPNTQLARLQQENSILRDALNQATSQTESKQNAELAKLRQECNKLMKELSEKSEVLQQEEQQKKSWEIKAAASEKQIEQLQASKREVEATLQRRLDEVSDELRKTQTSYRSLVADAEKAKVQQQSIAELQAKLLSSETEVKSKLLELDSLKGKLQDASSENTRLLERIKSIEALLEAGQMREAEKDRNLKAANEAEMKQLQIRLQEKTDQLLSLEREAAELREAMEQQKTKNNDLREKNWKAVEALTTAEKACEEKLLAATRAKEELAHQLDVLQTRTKETLLSALPEVTVSQQDYEAWLQEFKEKAVSALKQHAVTTEPVDSALKLKEAEEAQSTLQAECEQYRAILAETEGMLRDLQKSVEEEEQVWKAKLSVSEEELQKSQLQLKSLEDMIEKLKAELQSTDQRKEYVSLLEAQLENHLQTASSERQNYTKEVESLRQLLSESQEQLEAAKTEAQKQSKELALLKTQLEQNEALMEKEQELRQKLTRELEEAQSSACSLQAELEKLRLAENAAASDTEEAQHLKERLEKEKKLTRDLGQAATKLQELLKVTQEQLAKERETVKKLKEQLHEKGEEDSSKEGTSV, from the exons ATGGATGTGTACGACCCTCAGACGCTGGGTGTTGTGGTCTTTGGAGGCTTTATGGTGATATCAGCCATTGGGATCTTCCTGGTGTCCACCTTCTCGATGAAGGAGACTTCTTATGAAGAAGCCTTGGCAAAGCAACGTAAGGAACTTGAGAAGACCAACCAGcacaaaatagagaaaaagaagaaagagaaacctgttgagaaaaaaggaaaagcaaagaaaaaggaagaaaaacctaATGGAAAGATACCGGAGCAGCAAGTTACTCAGGAGGTGGCTGACTCTTCCAAGGATGTGGTTCTTGAGCCTGCTGTGGTGCCAGAACCCGTAACTGTTGAGTCTCCGATCGCAGCGGTGTCAGTTTCCCCCCAGGAAAAGGAGAAACCTGCTCCGTCTCctaaggaaaagaggaagaaagagaagaaggtgGCAAAGGTAGAACCTGCTCCTAGCCCAGCACTGGTGACTCCTCCTGCCAGTGTTCCCAAAGGCTCTCCTGTCTTGGAGGTGACCCCTAAGGAGGTTCCTGTTGTGGCTGTGCCACCAGTTGGCACGCAGCAAAGTGCTCCGGTTGtcagctccatccccaccaAAAAACCTGAGGCTGTTCCAACCCACGAGGAGCAGAAGCATGATGGGCCTGTCAAGAAGAAGGCTGAACCAG CACCTGCTGACACGGATGGGCCCCTCTACCTGCCCTACAAGACACTGGTGTCCACCATCAGTAGCATGGCGTTCAGCGAGGGGGAGGCCCAGCAGCTCATCGAGATCCTGACAGAGAGAGCGGGCATCGTGCAGGACACCTGGCACACG GCTACACAGAAGGGTGACCCAGTTGCTGTCCTGAAGCGCcagctggaagagaaggagaagcagctcaCTGCGGGGCAGGAggatgcagctgctgccagaaaCAAGCTGAGGGAGTTGAACAAG GAACTGGCAGCTGAGAGGGCCAAGGCAGCAGCCAGCGAGAGCAAGCTGAGGGAACAGCTGGTCACCCGTGAGCGGGAGATCACTGCTGTCCAGGCACGGATGCAGGCGAGCTACCAGGACCATGTTAAAGAAAcgcagcagctccagggaaaG ATTCGGGCCCTGCAGGAACAGCTGGAGAATGGCCCCAACACACAGCTTGCTCGCCTGCAGCAGGAGAACTCCATCCTGAGGGACGCGCTCAACCAGGCCACCAGCCAGACGGAGAGCAA GCAAAATGCTGAGCTGGCCAAGTTACGGCAAGAATGCAACAAGCTGATGAAAGAGCTGTCTGAAAAATCAGAGGTGCTACAgcaagaggagcagcagaaaaagagctGGGAGATCAAAGCAGCAGCGTCAGAGAAGCAGATCGAGCAGCTACAG GCTTCCAAAAGAGAAGTGGAGGCAACACTGCAGAGGAGACTGGATGAAGTAAGCGATGAGCTCCGCAAAACCCAGACCAGCTACAGGAGCCTGGTCGCAGATGCGGAAAAGGCcaaagtgcagcagcagagcattgCTG AACTGCAGGCCAAGCTGTTGAGCTCTGAAACAGAGGTCAAAAGCAAATTGCTGGAGCTGGACAGCTTGAAGGGGAAACTACAGGATGCCAGCTCAGAGAATACAAGGCTTCTGGAAAGAATCAAATCCATCGAAGCTCTGCTGGAAGCAGGCCAGATGAGGGAggcagaaaaagacagaaacctGAAG GCAGCcaatgaagcagaaatgaagcagctgCAGATAAG GCTCCAGGAGAAAACGGACCAGCTATTGTCCTTGGaaagggaagcagcagagctgcgAGAGGCGATGGagcaacagaagacaaaaaacaac GACCTTCGCGAGAAGAACTGGAAAGCAGTGGAAGCGTTGACCACAGCGGAGAAGGCATGTGAAGAAAAGCTACTTGCTGCTACAAGAGCAAAG GAGGAGTTGGCCCACCAGCTTGATGTGCTCCAGACACGAACCAAAGAGACTCTGCTCTCTGCACTCCCAGAAGTCACTGTATCACAGCAG GATTATGAGGCCTGGCTACAAGAGTTcaaggagaaggctgtgagTGCGCTAAAGCAACACGCGGTTACGACAGAGCCTGTG GATTCAGCACTTAAACTGAAAGAGGCagaggaagcacagagcacttTACAAGCAGAATGCGAGCAGTACAGAGCTATCCTTGCAGAGACA GAAGGGATGCTGCGAGACCTGCAGAAGAGcgtggaggaggaggagcaggtgTGGAAAGCAAAGCTCAGTGTCTCTGAAGAGGAACTCCAAAAG TCACAACTCCAGTTGAAATCCCTTGAAGACATGATAGAGAAgttgaaagcagagctgcagagcactgacCAG AGAAAGGAGTACGTCTCTCTCCTGGAAGCGCAACTGGAAAATCACTTGCAGACAGCCAGCTCCGAACGCCAAAACTACACAAAAGAAGTTGAAAGT CTGAGACAGCTCTTATCAGAGTCCCaagagcagctggaagcagcGAAGACAGAAGCGCAGAAGCAGAGCAAAGAACTGGCCCTG CTGAAAACGCAGCTGGAGCAGAATGAGGCACTGATGGAGAAGGAGCAAGAGCTGAGGCAAAAGCTGACGCgggagctggaggag GCACAAAGCTCAGcgtgcagcctgcaggcagagTTGGAGAAGTTGAGACTGGCTGAAAACGCAGCAGCTTCGGACACAGAGGAGGCCCAGCATCTCAAG GAaagacttgaaaaagaaaaaaagctaacaaGGGACTTGGGCCAGGCAGCAACCAAACTACAGGAGCTACTGAAGGTGACCCAGGAACAACTGGCCAAAGAGAGAGAAACGGTGAAGAAGTTGAAAGAACAACTTCATGAGAAG GGTGAAGAGGACAGTTCGAAGGAAGGGACTTCAGTGTGA